The following coding sequences lie in one Xyrauchen texanus isolate HMW12.3.18 chromosome 25, RBS_HiC_50CHRs, whole genome shotgun sequence genomic window:
- the dgkaa gene encoding diacylglycerol kinase, alpha a codes for MMSNPVETDDRELRPIDFMQLQQYINYCSLKVKDVLKEFNADGRLAKYRHGECIDEKGFRLFLKTYLEEDNFPADLCQRLFRSFQNSESAKSDENREVFLKDVSCYFSLLEDGQPRDKLEFAFRLYDRDGNGVLDSSEVDRIIAQMMHAAEYLGWDVSELRPVLKDMMTAIDSDSSGTVSLQEWVEGGMNNVPLLVLLGLKITQKDGQHLWRMKHFNKPVYCNVCQNMLLGLRKQGLCCTCCKYTVHGRCANKNPAPCTRTYVKSKKETGIASHDWVSGNCDSGKCDRCQKKIKSLHGLTGKCCVWCHTMRHDECAVQEPLECDCGPFRDHILPPWAIYPVIKERPNCIKNGCSGAGDDSDHNTTPDGQVLQINPIPDTHPLLVFVNPKSGGKQGERVLRKFQYLLNPRQVYNLSNGGPTPGLCFFRNLPDYKILVCGGDGTVGWILDAIDKSNLSVRPPVAVLPLGTGNDLARCLRWGGGYDGVDLGRILKDIEGSSLVPMDRWSIQVILEDSQERGDPVPYEIINNYFSIGVDASIAHRFHTMREKHPQKFNSRMKNKLWYFEFATSETISASCKKLKECITIECCGTQLDLSNLSLEGIAVLNIPSMHGGSNLWGEAKKTDKPDQDLPDVIVDPEILKVSPQDMSDKRLELVGLEGAMEMGQIYTGLKSAVRLAKTSQITIRTKKPLPMQIDGEPWMQPPCTIHITHKNQASMLMGPPAKSSGFFNMK; via the exons ATGATGTCAAACCCAGTCGAGACAGATGACAGAGAGCTGAGGCCAATCGACTTCATGCAGCTTCAGCAGTACATTAACT ATTGCAGTCTGAAAGTAAAAGATGTGTTAAAGGAATTTAATGCAGATGGCAGGTTAGCCAAATACAGACATGGAGAG TGCATTGATGAGAAAGGTTTCCGTCTCTTCCTGAAGACGTATTTGGAAGAGGACAACTTCCCTGCAGATCTGTGCCAGCGCTTGTTCAGATCATTCCAGAACTCAGAGTCGGCTAAATCAGATGAGAACA GGGAAGTCTTTCTGAAGGATGTTTCCTGTTATTTCTCTCTTTTGGAAGATGGGCAGCCAAGGGACAAGCTTGAAT TTGCATTTAGGCTTTATGACAGAGATGGCAACGGAGTTCTGGACAGTTCG GAAGTGGACCGCATTATTGCCCAGATGATGCACGCAGCAGAATACCTTGGCTGGGATGTGTCTGAACTGAGGCCT GTGCTGAAGGATATGATGACAGCGATTGATTCAGACAGTAGTGGTACAGTGTCTTTGCAGGAATGGGTGGAGGGTGGCATGAATAATGTCCCCCTGCTGGTTTTACTGGGACTAAAG ATTACTCAAAAAGACGGCCAACATCTATGGAGGATGAAACATTTTAACAAGCCTGTGTACTGCAACGTCTGTCAGAATATGCTGCTGGGTCTACGCAAACAGGGTCTCTGTTGCACCT GCTGCAAATACACAGTCCATGGCCGGTGTGCCAATAAGAATCCTGCTCCATGCACCCGAACATATGTGAAGTCAAAGAAAGAGACAGGG ATTGCGTCCCATGACTGGGTGAGTGGAAACTGTGATTCTGGAAAGTGTGACAGGTGTCAGAAGAAGATCAAGAGTTTACACGGTCTTACTGGGAAATGCTGCGTTTGGTGTCACACCATG AGACATGATGAGTGTGCAGTCCAGGAACCCTTAGAATGCGATTGTGGCCCTTTCAGGGATCATATTTTACCACCATGGGCCATATATCCTGTCATTAAG GAGAGGCCAAACTGCATAAAGAACGGCTGCTCAGGTGCAGGTGATGACAGTGACCACAACACTACACCTGATGGACAGGTACTACAG ATAAATCCAATTCCTGACACTCACCCTCTTTTGGTGTTTGTGAACCCTAAAAGTGGTGGAAAACAAGGAGAGAG AGTCCTTCGAAAATTCCAATACTTGTTGAATCCTCGGCAAGTTTATAACCTTTCCAATGGTGGACCAACACCAGG GTTGTGTTTCTTCAGAAATCTGCCAGACTATAAAATATTAGTCTGTGGAGGTGACGGCACAGTTGGCTGGATACTTGACGCCATAG ATAAATCCAACCTGTCAGTGCGGCCCCCTGTGGCCGTGCTTCCTCTTGGAACAGGGAATGATCTTGCTCGCTGCCTTCGATGGGGAGGAG GTTATGACGGAGTGGATTTGGGCCGGATCCTGAAGGACATAGAGGGCAGTTCTTTAGTACCGATGGATCGCTGGAGCATACAGGTGATTCTAGAGGACAGTCAGGAGAGGGGTGACCCAGTTCCCTACGAAATCATCAACAATTACTTCTCCATTGGAGTG GATGCTTCCATTGCTCACCGCTTCCACACCATGAGGGAGAAACATCCACAGAAGTTTAACAGCAG AATGAAGAACAAACTGTGGTATTTTGAATTTGCCACATCCGAGACCATCTCAGCATCTTGTAAAAAACTCAAGGAGTGTATCACCATTGAG TGTTGTGGGACCCAGTTGGATCTCAGTAATCTTTCCCTGGAAGGCATCGCTGTCCTCAACATTCCCAGCATGCACGGTGGGTCCAACCTGTGGGGTGAAGCCAAAAAGACTGACAAACCTGACCAGGATTTACCTGATGTCATAGTTGACCCTGAAATCTTAAAAGTGAGCCCACAAG ACATGAGCGATAAGCGTCTGGAGTTGGTGGGTTTGGAAGGAGCCATGGAGATGGGACAGATTTACACAGGGCTGAAAAGTGCAGTCCGACTTGCCAAAACATCTCAAATTACCATCAG GACAAAAAAGCCGCTGCCCATGCAGATTGATGGAGAGCCGTGGATGCAGCCACCTTGTACC attcacataacacataagaaCCAAGCCAGTATGCTCATGGGCCCTCCAGCCAAATCTTCTGGCTTTTTCAACATGAAATAG